Proteins encoded by one window of Lathyrus oleraceus cultivar Zhongwan6 chromosome 1, CAAS_Psat_ZW6_1.0, whole genome shotgun sequence:
- the LOC127104680 gene encoding uncharacterized protein LOC127104680 produces the protein MALHQPRCYFVLKDGSAESQEAVFERPTMTMKNHLKPLLNRAKVEGVTINKVLVDYGATVNIMPHHILRKIGKYDTDIRSNNVVLSDYGGKTKSTMGVIVVNINVGSITRPTLFMVIDAKPSYNLLFGREWLHGVGAVPSSAH, from the coding sequence ATGGCTTTACACCAGCCAAGATGCTATTTTGTGTTAAAAGATGGTTCTGCTGAGAGCCAAGAAGCAGTTTTCGAAAGGCCCACGATGACtatgaaaaatcatttgaaaccGTTGCTGAATAGGGCCAAAGTAGAAGGCGTAACTATCAACAAAGTTTTGGTAGATTATGGCGCCACTGTTAACATCATGCCAcaccatattctgaggaagattggaAAGTATGATACTGACATCAGATCCAACAACGTGGTCTTGTCTGACTACGGGGGCAAAACGAAAAGCACCATGGGTGTGATTGTGGTGAATATCAATGTTGGTTCAATAACTAGACCGACACTGTTTATGGTGATAGATgccaagccaagttacaacttgTTATTCGGCAGAGAATGGCTCCATGGCGTCGGAGCCGTACCATCTTCAGCACATTAA